In one window of Flavobacterium ginsengisoli DNA:
- a CDS encoding threonine aldolase family protein codes for MEINLISDTITKPTYEMLQYMFNAHVGDDVYKQDPTVIELENRTAEFFGMEAGLFFPSGTMANQTAIKLHTQPGEQLIADKYAHVYHYEGGGVSFNSGVSCCLVDGNRGMITAAQVKAAINDPEFYHSPLTSLVCVENTTNKGGGACYELDDLREIKKVCDAHNLKFHLDGARIWNALVAKRQNPREFGAIFDTISVCLSKGLGAPIGSVLLGSKADIHRALRIRKILGGGMRQVGYLAAAGLYALAHNIERLAEDHRRAKEIAKILSTKPWIAAIEPVETNILIFSLAEGYSDQLLIEKLKQKNILISSLGHNKLRIVTHLDYKEVMHTYVLETLSKF; via the coding sequence ATGGAAATAAATTTAATCAGCGATACCATAACAAAGCCTACTTATGAAATGCTGCAGTATATGTTTAACGCCCATGTTGGCGATGATGTATACAAACAGGACCCAACGGTGATTGAATTGGAAAACAGGACAGCAGAGTTTTTTGGTATGGAAGCTGGTCTTTTCTTTCCGTCTGGAACTATGGCAAATCAGACTGCAATTAAACTGCACACGCAACCTGGAGAACAGTTGATTGCTGATAAATATGCACACGTTTATCATTATGAAGGAGGAGGGGTTTCTTTTAACAGCGGTGTTTCTTGCTGTTTAGTAGACGGAAACCGCGGAATGATAACTGCTGCGCAAGTAAAAGCGGCAATAAATGATCCAGAGTTTTATCATAGCCCGTTAACGAGTTTAGTTTGTGTTGAAAATACAACCAATAAAGGTGGCGGAGCCTGTTATGAATTAGACGATTTAAGAGAAATAAAAAAAGTTTGCGATGCTCATAATTTAAAGTTTCATTTAGATGGCGCTAGAATTTGGAATGCATTAGTAGCTAAAAGACAGAATCCCAGAGAATTTGGGGCTATTTTCGATACTATTTCGGTTTGTTTGTCTAAAGGATTAGGCGCCCCAATTGGTTCTGTACTGCTTGGAAGTAAAGCTGATATTCACAGAGCGTTGAGAATCAGGAAGATATTGGGTGGAGGAATGCGTCAAGTTGGATATTTAGCCGCTGCGGGATTGTATGCTTTGGCTCATAATATCGAAAGATTAGCAGAAGATCATCGCCGCGCAAAGGAAATAGCAAAAATCTTAAGCACAAAACCTTGGATTGCGGCTATTGAACCTGTAGAAACTAATATTTTAATTTTTTCGCTGGCAGAAGGTTATAGCGATCAATTATTGATTGAGAAATTAAAACAGAAAAATATACTAATAAGCTCTTTAGGGCATAATAAGCTCAGAATTGTAACGCATCTAGATTATAAAGAAGTGATGCATACTTATGTGTTGGAGACACTTTCGAAGTTTTAG
- a CDS encoding YbaB/EbfC family nucleoid-associated protein, with protein sequence MDLMGMMGKLKETQQKIEDTKKRLDTVLIDEQSADGLLKVTITASRKIKSLSIDDSLLEDKEQLEDYLIVTLNKAIEKATSVNERELDAVARMDMPSIPGMDNLFK encoded by the coding sequence ATGGACTTAATGGGAATGATGGGCAAACTTAAAGAAACCCAGCAAAAAATTGAAGATACAAAAAAGCGTTTAGATACTGTTTTGATTGATGAACAAAGCGCTGACGGATTATTAAAAGTTACGATTACTGCAAGCAGAAAAATAAAATCACTTTCTATTGATGATTCTCTATTAGAAGACAAAGAACAATTAGAAGATTACTTAATTGTAACATTAAATAAAGCAATAGAAAAAGCCACAAGTGTAAACGAAAGAGAATTAGATGCCGTAGCTAGAATGGATATGCCTTCTATTCCTGGAATGGATAATTTGTTTAAATAA